GGGTCCTCTTCGAGACTCAGGATCTGAGCGACCGCGCCCCCGTTCCGTTCACTGTCACGCCTCGTGGCCGCACCCTTACTGTGACGCAGATCAATCCAACGGCGCAATCAATTGATATCAAGATTACGTACCAACGACGTTCAGGCGACACATCGATTCGGGAGAGGGTCCCTGTCAGACCCTGGCATCGACGCGGTCTGGCTGAGAGAACCGATCCGCGGTTGTATGACTGTGCACCTCGACGCCAAGCCGGCCACAGACGAGGAACCGTGGTGCCCCGCAGACACTCTCGCGCAAAGGGCGCTCCGGCACCGCCACATACGACAGGAGACAGGTATGGCATTCACTCAACATCGGGCGCTGACCGCCGAGATCGACATTCCGCTGCTGGGGTTCGGCACGTATCTGATCCCGGAAGCCGATACCGCCGATGCTGTGTCGGAGGCGATTTCGCTGGGCTACCGCCACATCGACACCGCGGAGCTGTACGGCAACGAACGCGGGGTGGGCGAGGGGCTGCGCCGCGGAATGGCCGAACAAGGCCTGCCCCGCCCCGACATCTTCGTCACGACCAAACTGTGGCCCGAAGCCGAAAACGGGACCTACAAGTCCCAGCAACAAACCGTACGGGCACTCGACGAGAGCCTGGACAAGCTCGGTTTGGACTACGTCGACCTCTATCTCATCCACGCACCGTTCGACCCAGAGCAGCGTCTGGCCCAGTGGCACGGCCTGGTCGAGCTGCGCGACTCGGGCAAGGCCCGTGCGATCGGCGTCTCCAACTACGATGTCCGTCACATCGAAGAGCTGGCGACGGCCGGCCTGCCGGCCCCCGACGCCAACCAGATCGAGTTGCATCCGTGGTCGCAGAAGCCTGCCCTGATCGACTTTCTGAACGGTCGGAACATCCTTCCCATCGCGTACAGCAGTCTGGTGCCGCTATCCACGTGGCGAGCCGCGCCGGGACACGGCAGCGGCAAGACCGACGCGATGCAGGCCGACAGCGATCGTGGCGACTCACCGTTCAAGGTGATGGCGGCCAAGTACGGGGTCACCGAGGCGCAGTTGCTGCTGCGGTGGGGCGTGCAGAACGGATACCCGGTCCTGCCGAAGAGCACCATTCCGAGCCGTATCCGCGCGAACGCCGACCTTTTCTCCTTCCAGATCGACGACGAGGACATGCGGGCCATCCGGGCGATGGACCGCGGGCCGGGCGTCGCGTGGGGTTTGACGGACCCGATCACCGCCCCGTGACATTCGCATGTCGGCCGCCAGCACGTGATATCAACGAAGCGCAGCGGCAGGATCGCTGTCGGTTACGCTGATCGTCGCGACGCCGCCATCCAGGCGACGAGTGCAGCCAGAGCAAAGGGCCCGTGCAACCTCCCGGTGTGGGGTTTCGGTCGGGAGCGATCTTCAGTGCTGGTGTCGCAGCGCGTCGTTTGAGCGTGTGGATGACGGGACAGTGCCCGTTGGCCGCCGGTCGATGCCCGGATCGTCTGGTGGCCAACGTCATTGAAGGCGCCTGCGGGCGTCGGAGGAACCGAGGAGTGCACCTGTGACTTACGAGACCGCGTCCCCGACCGTGGACACGCCACGGCGGGCACCCACGCGCGTCACACTCGTGCTCACCGCCGTCGGGATCATCCTGGTGGCCGCGAACCTACGGCCGGCGGTCGTCGCCGTCGCACCACTGGTGGACAGCATCCGACTGTCCACACACTGGTCAAGCGCAATGATCGGCGCCCTGACAACACTGCCCCTCTTGATGTTCGGACTGGCAGCCCCACTGGGCCCGTACCTCGCCGCCAAAATCGGCATCGAACGCACCATCTTCGCCGCACTCATCACCATGATCGTCGGCATCGCACTGCGGGCACTACCCAACGTCGGGGCGCTCTTCGTGGGCTCGGCCCTGATCGGCGTCGGCGTCGGCATCTGCAACGCCATGCTGCCCGCCCTCATCAAACGCGACTTCGCCCGACGCTCGGGATTGATGACGGGGCTGTACTCCATGACGCTATCCGGCGGCGCCGCAGTAGCATCAGCAATCGTCGTCCCCATCCACCACGCGGTCGGCGGGCAATGGCGGATCGCCCTGGCAATCTGGGCCATCCCCACCCTCGTCGCCCTGATCGTCTGGATCCCACAACTGCGCGCGGTGCACCGCATGCACCCCACAGCGCACAAAGGAAATTCCCTGCTGCGCAACCCCATAGCATGGGCCATCACCATCTTCATGGGCACCCAGTCAACCGTCTTCTTCGCATCCGCGGCCTGGCTGCCCGAAATCCTCATCGAACGCGGAATGACCGCCGCCGCCGCAGGCGCGGTCCTGGCCGTCTGCCAGATCGCCGGTCTGATCTCATCCCTGATCGCGCCCATGATCGCCGTGCGCTTCGAAGACCAGCGCGTCTTCACCTGCATCACGATCGGGATCTGCGCGGCCGGCTTCATCGGCTTCCTCAGCACCCACCAATGGCCAGTCCTGTGGACCGTATGCATCATGGTGGGCCCGGGGTCATGCCTGGCCTTGGCGCTGCTGTTCATGGTGCTGCGCAGCACCTCCACCGAACAAACCGGCCAGGTCTCCGGCATGGCGCAGAGCGGAGGCTACGTGCTCGCCGCCGCCGGACCCGTCGCCCTCGGACTGCTCCACGACCTCACCGGCTCCTGGACCATCGCCCTCGGCGCACTCGGCCTCGTCCTCATACCCCAAACACTGGCCGGCCTCGTCGCCGCCCGCAACGTCACGATGTCCACCCCAGACCACACAAACTGAAGGCCGGAGACTCGGCCCGAGAAGCCGGGCTGCGAAACTCTCTAGGCGCCGCCCCGTGCCGCGTCATCGTTGGACCAGGTGGCCCGAATGTCGTTGGCGTCCATGCCTTCACTTTCCCAGCTCGCCAGCAGTTTGAGACTGTCGTGAGCCGGGGAGCCAGGCTCCGGGGTGTACACCATCAGATATTGGTCGCCCCCTGAGAAGCTGAGATTCTCGTATGGCATGGTCATGGTCCCGACCGCGGGATGGTGCAACGTCTTGACGCCGTTGCCGTTGGCGCGGACGTCGTGCGCGGCCCAGCGCTCCCGGAATTGCTGGCTGCCGGTCGAGAGCTGACCGATCAATTCGATCAAGCCGGGATGGTGCGGGTTGCGGCCCGCTTCGGAGCGCAGCACGGCGACAAGGTGGTCGACCACTTGTTCCCAGTTCGGCCAGAATTCGCGAGCGCGTCGTCCGCCGAGAAAGGCAAATCGGGCTGTGTTCACCACTCCGGCGTTGACCACGCCCGAGTCGTCCTCGTACATCGGCGCGTAGAGCAACCGACCGAGTCGGTTGTGCGCCACGATGTCGAAACGTCGGTTCATGACGTAGGCGGGGAGGTCGGTCACGGCGTCGAGCAGTATTCGGATCTCCGGGCGGAGCGCGCTCGCCCACCGCAGTTGATCGCTGGTCGTGCGACTCGGGCTGGGGGTTCCGCTGATTGCATCGAGAAGGTGCAGCAGGTGCTCGCGTTCCACCGTATCGAGTTGCAGGGCCTGCGAAACGGCGCTGATCACCTCGGCGGAGGCTCCGACGGCGTGACCGCGCTCCAGCCGGGTGTAGTACTCAGCGCTGATCCCAGCCAACAGCGCGACCTCCTCGCGGCGCAACCCGCTCACCCGCCGCCTCGATGCGTTCACCGACAATCCCGCCGCTTCCGGGCGGACTCGAGCACGGCGCGTCATCAGAAACTCTCGAAGTGCCGCACGCGCGCGTCGCTTGTCGTCTCGAGCGTCGTTCACCACCCCGATGGTAGGGCTGACGATGACGCCAAGGGAGTCACTGTCAGTACTCCGCTCAGTTCACACCCCAAGGTGTGTGCCGCTCGAAACGACGACTAGGCCGCGGCCTGGTCATCGGAGGCGGTGTCGGCGTCGGCGCCTTCGGACTTCTTGTCGGAGGTCTTCGACGCCGAGGCGTTGGCCGTCGCTTTGGCTTTCGCGTCCTTCGCCGCCTTCTCCAGGTTCTTCACGGCGTCGTCGACACCCGCGGTGACCTTCTCGACGGTTTCCTGCACCGTCTTCTTCGCGGGGTCGTTCGCATCGGCGGCGTGCTTGCCCGGCGTCGCCTTGAACGACTCGGTGATCTTCTTGAGGCCCCGCGGCTTCTGCGGTTTGGTCGGCGCATCCTGCTTGTCGCCGGCGTCGGTCGCCGTCTCACCCGCGGTGTCCTTCGCCTGATCCGCGTCCTTGGTCTCGGTCTGATTCTGGCTCTCGGCGGGCGTGCCGGTCGTTCCGCCGTCGGTGGCCGGAGCGGTCGATTCCGTCGTGGGCGTTTCCGTCACCACATCGACCGGCTTGTCGGCCTCCGCTTCGGTGTCGGCCTCGGTATCGACCTCGGGGACCGGCGTGATGTCCTCCTTCGCGACGAAAAGCGTTCGCAGCTGGTTCCCTTCGGACGCGGCGAGGTCGTTGACCGCCGTCGTCCGGTTCGCCGCGTCCTCTTCGGTGGAGACGTTCGGCGTGGGCTCGTCGACGTGGAACACCCCGTCGAGGGCATCGGTGACCTGGGAGTCGATGGCGTCGAGCGCGTCGGTGATCGGCTTGAGGCCCGTCTCGACCGCCCCGAACACCGGGTTGACCGCGTCACGGAAACCCTCCACCATCTGCCGCAGGACCGCCGACACCGCCAGCGTGATGTCGTTTTCGAAGATCGGGGCCAGGTTGAGGCCGGGGATCGTCGGGGTCCACTTCGACGGTGTCAGAGCGTTGTTGACGATCCCGTCGATCAGCGTGTTGAAGATGAGCTTCTGGGCCGCGACCATCTGGGTGGGCGTCAGCGGGTTCTTGTACAGGTACGCCTGCTCGCCGGCCATGTCGAAGCGGCGTTGCAGCGTCTCCGGGTCGACGTCCTGGTAGCCCATGTTGACCATCATCCGCAGCGCCTCTTCGACGCTGTCGGTCAGCGGCGTCGGGATGTCAACGCCCGGAATGAGATTGAGCAGCCGCGGCACCAACCGGAACGGTTCGAGCAGCGGCAGGTTGCCCGAGTCGTAGGTGATGTAGTGGGCCGTGCCGGGGAACTTGGTGAGATTGGCAATCTCTTCGAGAACCTTCTCGGGTTGCAGGCCGAGCAGGTCCAACGCCTTCACCACGTCGACGATCTCGTTCCAGCCGGGCACCATGTCCAGGCCCTGCCCGCCGGTGATGTCCAGCATCGTCTTGAGCCCGTCGGCGATGCTCACCGTCAGTTCCGGCACAACGTGACTCAGGATGTTGTTGTTCGCGCTGGGGGTGAGGTAGGTCAGGAACACCGCGCCGACGGCAGCGTTGGCCCACGCCAACGGATTCAGCGTGGTGGGCGCATCCGAGAGGATGTTGTAGGCCCACGAGATGTCCATGATCGCGGTGTTGATGACCTTGGTGACGTCACCGTCGTTCGCGGCCTCGTTGGTGTAACTGCCCGCGGGGGGTGTCGACAGGTTCAGGCCGAAGAGATTGGTGATAGGCGTTGCGAGAGCGAACAATCCGCCGCCGGGACGACTCGGGTTGTTGAAGAAGATCAGCCACTGGCCGGTGACGCCGTCACCCCAGTCGGCGGCATCGGTCTGCACTGCCTTGATCATGTCCCGATAGGCCAGCGAGGTGCTCAGCCCGCCGAGGCTCTCGGAGAAGATGACCGCCCGGCGTTGGTTGAGGACCGGGGCGACGCCGATGATCGTCTCGACGATCTCCTTGACCGCTCCCCACACCAGGGGGCCGACGAGCGGGATGGCTTTGACCGGTTCCCCGATGAGATCGCCGATGCCGCTCGCCAGGTAGTCGAGGTTGTTGACCGCGTTGTAGACGTCACTGGGCCACGGGCCCTTGACTCCGATCTCGACGGGGGAGAGGGCCTCGAGTACCTGGAGCAGTTGGTTGACGAGCCCAGCCACCTCGCTGCCGCCGACCAGACCGGCGGCGGCCTCGACCACGTCGAGTGGCGTGATACCCAGCAGTTGCGCGGCCCAGAACACCGGCCCTACGGCGTACGCGCCGCCGAGTTTCGGGATGGCGGACAGGTCGGGCAGACCCGGGATATCCGGGAGGTCGGGCGCGGCGGCCAACGCGACCTCGGCTTCCACGGTCCGCTTGTGTGCCAACAGTGCCTCCGGGGCGGCCGAACCGACGCCTGCGGTGAGCGCGGCGGTGGTCGCGACAACAGCGGTGGTTACCGGCGGCGGCCTTGGCCTTCTGGAGACGGAGAGGGGTTGGCTTGGTCATAAGCGCGCCGCCTTTGTGTGAATTGGGAAATAATCCGCGCACACTGTAGCAATTCTTTTCCGACGCAACTTCACAATTGCGGAAGAAAATTTTTTGCGCGTCAATACGCAGGTGATCCCGGTTGGACGAGACGCGAGCCGGTCCGCCGCGCGACCGGGGTCCGGCGGGTCGGCGGACGAGTTTGGCGCTGGTCAGCGTCATTGTGGCAAAGAAACGGCTGTCATGGAGAGGCTCGAGCCTTTCCTACCGTTCCGTTGCATTCGCGCGTCGGCACGGCAAATCGACGCGGCGTTGCCGTCAAGCGAAATCGTCGATTACGTCAATAATGACGAAATGCGCAGGTCGACCTGCTTACACTCCGGCGCATAGGGGTCATGGGACCTCACCAATCTGAGGAGGTGGTGGGGCCGTGCAATCACCACAGCGCTACCTCACAGCAGGACTCGTTCTGGCGTTGGCGCCGTTCGGCGCCGTCATCGATCCACCGCCGGCGCGTGCGGACTGCACATCGTCGGGCTATGCCACCGTCTGCGCCCAAGGCGAGGTGCGTGGCGCCGACGGAGTGCCCCGGGTGGCGACGCCGGTGGTGCCGTACCCGTGCGACTACGACTGGTATTGCGGCACCGACGTAGATCTCGACATCGGCTGGGACCCAGGAGGTCCGGGTCCGGGCTGGGATCCCGGCCGTCCAGGCCGCCCCGGCGGAGGAGGCGGCGGCATCAGACCTCGTTGATCAACGCACCTTCGCAGCACCATTCGACAAAGGAGCCACCATGTTTTCATCCGATTTTGCGGTCCGTCGGATCCCGCGCATCGCCCGCACCGCACTGGGAGCCGGGGCCTTCTCCGGCTTGGTGCTGTTCGGATTCGCGGGATCGGCGGCCGCCCAGCCACCACCCGCACCCGTCCCACCGCCGTGCACCGCGGCAGAGATGGCACGGGTGATGTCAGGTGTCACCTTCGACACGTCGAACTATCTCACCGAGCATCCCGACGTGAACGACTTCTTCACCAGCCTCAAGGGGCAGCCCAAAGACCAGATCGCGGACAAGGTCCGTGGGTACCTGGATGCGAATCCGGCTGTGCGCGACGACCTTCAGCGCATCCGGCAGCCCTCGGTCGACTTCCGGAACCGCTGCGGACTGCCCCCGACGCCCTGACCTGTCAGGCCGGTTGCTGGGCACCGGCTGACGACGGGACCAACCCGAGCTGCTGCAGCATGCCCAAGGTGTCCCAGGTCGCCCAGCTTTCGGCGATCTTGCCGTCGGCGTGACGATCGGTGATGGTGATCATGACGCGGGCATGCCTGCCGGTCGCGGGGCGGCCCATGATCTCACCGGTGTTGTCGCCCTGCGCCTCGATCAGCGAGCAGACGTGGTCACCCTCGGCCACTTGCAACTTGATATCGAAACGCATGTC
This region of Mycolicibacterium goodii genomic DNA includes:
- a CDS encoding aldo/keto reductase family protein codes for the protein MAFTQHRALTAEIDIPLLGFGTYLIPEADTADAVSEAISLGYRHIDTAELYGNERGVGEGLRRGMAEQGLPRPDIFVTTKLWPEAENGTYKSQQQTVRALDESLDKLGLDYVDLYLIHAPFDPEQRLAQWHGLVELRDSGKARAIGVSNYDVRHIEELATAGLPAPDANQIELHPWSQKPALIDFLNGRNILPIAYSSLVPLSTWRAAPGHGSGKTDAMQADSDRGDSPFKVMAAKYGVTEAQLLLRWGVQNGYPVLPKSTIPSRIRANADLFSFQIDDEDMRAIRAMDRGPGVAWGLTDPITAP
- a CDS encoding CynX/NimT family MFS transporter encodes the protein MTYETASPTVDTPRRAPTRVTLVLTAVGIILVAANLRPAVVAVAPLVDSIRLSTHWSSAMIGALTTLPLLMFGLAAPLGPYLAAKIGIERTIFAALITMIVGIALRALPNVGALFVGSALIGVGVGICNAMLPALIKRDFARRSGLMTGLYSMTLSGGAAVASAIVVPIHHAVGGQWRIALAIWAIPTLVALIVWIPQLRAVHRMHPTAHKGNSLLRNPIAWAITIFMGTQSTVFFASAAWLPEILIERGMTAAAAGAVLAVCQIAGLISSLIAPMIAVRFEDQRVFTCITIGICAAGFIGFLSTHQWPVLWTVCIMVGPGSCLALALLFMVLRSTSTEQTGQVSGMAQSGGYVLAAAGPVALGLLHDLTGSWTIALGALGLVLIPQTLAGLVAARNVTMSTPDHTN
- a CDS encoding helix-turn-helix domain-containing protein, giving the protein MNASRRRVSGLRREEVALLAGISAEYYTRLERGHAVGASAEVISAVSQALQLDTVEREHLLHLLDAISGTPSPSRTTSDQLRWASALRPEIRILLDAVTDLPAYVMNRRFDIVAHNRLGRLLYAPMYEDDSGVVNAGVVNTARFAFLGGRRAREFWPNWEQVVDHLVAVLRSEAGRNPHHPGLIELIGQLSTGSQQFRERWAAHDVRANGNGVKTLHHPAVGTMTMPYENLSFSGGDQYLMVYTPEPGSPAHDSLKLLASWESEGMDANDIRATWSNDDAARGGA
- a CDS encoding PE-PPE domain-containing protein gives rise to the protein MAHKRTVEAEVALAAAPDLPDIPGLPDLSAIPKLGGAYAVGPVFWAAQLLGITPLDVVEAAAGLVGGSEVAGLVNQLLQVLEALSPVEIGVKGPWPSDVYNAVNNLDYLASGIGDLIGEPVKAIPLVGPLVWGAVKEIVETIIGVAPVLNQRRAVIFSESLGGLSTSLAYRDMIKAVQTDAADWGDGVTGQWLIFFNNPSRPGGGLFALATPITNLFGLNLSTPPAGSYTNEAANDGDVTKVINTAIMDISWAYNILSDAPTTLNPLAWANAAVGAVFLTYLTPSANNNILSHVVPELTVSIADGLKTMLDITGGQGLDMVPGWNEIVDVVKALDLLGLQPEKVLEEIANLTKFPGTAHYITYDSGNLPLLEPFRLVPRLLNLIPGVDIPTPLTDSVEEALRMMVNMGYQDVDPETLQRRFDMAGEQAYLYKNPLTPTQMVAAQKLIFNTLIDGIVNNALTPSKWTPTIPGLNLAPIFENDITLAVSAVLRQMVEGFRDAVNPVFGAVETGLKPITDALDAIDSQVTDALDGVFHVDEPTPNVSTEEDAANRTTAVNDLAASEGNQLRTLFVAKEDITPVPEVDTEADTEAEADKPVDVVTETPTTESTAPATDGGTTGTPAESQNQTETKDADQAKDTAGETATDAGDKQDAPTKPQKPRGLKKITESFKATPGKHAADANDPAKKTVQETVEKVTAGVDDAVKNLEKAAKDAKAKATANASASKTSDKKSEGADADTASDDQAAA
- a CDS encoding heme-binding protein, giving the protein MFSSDFAVRRIPRIARTALGAGAFSGLVLFGFAGSAAAQPPPAPVPPPCTAAEMARVMSGVTFDTSNYLTEHPDVNDFFTSLKGQPKDQIADKVRGYLDANPAVRDDLQRIRQPSVDFRNRCGLPPTP
- a CDS encoding ester cyclase, which encodes MAEDQNKAVSRRIWEVFASGDLAELDELVAPDAAYHDTQDPFGDQRGPQHMTSLINMYRTSFSDMRFDIKLQVAEGDHVCSLIEAQGDNTGEIMGRPATGRHARVMITITDRHADGKIAESWATWDTLGMLQQLGLVPSSAGAQQPA